Below is a window of Ammoniphilus sp. CFH 90114 DNA.
TACGGTGGGGAACGACTGGATTTTTTTCAACGCCCATCAAGGACACGAATACAATCTGGGAAATGACATCTTTTTTCAATACCCTAAAGAACGGCTTCATCTCCGTTTGGGGCTTAGCTAGCTTGGGCGGTCTCATTAAAAACAGGCGATCAACATCTTCCAGCGCAGGCTCAAATGTATCAGGCTTCAAGAAGTCAAAGGGAACAACCTCCACCTCTAGACCTTTAAACCTACTGGAATCTCTCTGCACATCGCGGACCGCTGCTTTGACCGCGACGCGTTTTTTCAAAAGGTCTTTCACCACATCATAGCCAATGTTACCCGTTGCACCTGTGACAAGTACTTTTGGGGGCATAACCATCATATCCTTTCATCGCGTGAATATCTGTCTTAGAGCCTTCATCAACAAAATCCTTTACGATAGGCTCATTATTATACAAAAATACATTGACAAAAATTAGTATTTATTCTATAATTTACATTTATAAAATATGTTTGTATAATAGGATTCTCCTGTTCAGGGGAATCTTATTTTTTTATGGGGAGGAAATGGCATGAAGCCAAATGAGTCCAGTTTAACGTCCTTGATATCAGCTTTTGCTCGAGCATACCACAGTAAATATGACACGCCAAAAATTTTCGACGATTTTATTGCACAAGATTTGCTACTCCAAGAAGAATTTTCGAACATCAGTCAGTATATGATTCAAGGATTTTCGTTTTTCAACCAAGATAGGACGGAAAAGTTTCGAGATGATCCAGACGAAAAGTTAAAATGGATTATTCAAGTGCAGCTTTCTCCCACTCCCTTAGCCCGTGCTGCCTATTGCGAAAAAGTATTATTGAACGAAATGTCGTTAGGATTAAAGCAATATGTCATCCTAGGAGCTGGGCTGGATACGTTTGCTTTTAGACATCCAGAATGGAAAGGTAGCTTAGAAATATTTGAGGTGGATCAACCAGCCACCCAGGAGTTTAAAAAGAGTAGATTGGCTCAGGCAAATCTTGATATTCCAAGCCATCTTCATTTTGTTCCCATGGACTTTACCGAGACGTTTTCTTATCAGAATCTATCAAATGAAGGGTTTGAAAACAAAAAAACGTTCTTTAACCTACTAGGCGTTTCTTATTATTTAACAAAAGAAGAGAATGCAAGGTTAATACAAGATTTATTTGCCGATATGCCCTCGGGAAGTTCTATCGTTTTTGATTATGCAGACGAAAACCTCTTTATAGAGAAAGGGAAGTCTAACCGAGTTGAAAATATGCTAAAAATGGCATCAAAAGGTGGAGAACCCATCAAATCTTGTTTCACTTATTGGGAAATGGAGAAAATGCTAGAAAAGTCAGGTTTACTTATTTATGAACATTTATCCCCCAACGAGATTAATGAGCGATTCTTTCAACACCGAACGGATGATTTGACTGCCTTCGAAACGATCCATTATGT
It encodes the following:
- a CDS encoding class I SAM-dependent methyltransferase, whose product is MKPNESSLTSLISAFARAYHSKYDTPKIFDDFIAQDLLLQEEFSNISQYMIQGFSFFNQDRTEKFRDDPDEKLKWIIQVQLSPTPLARAAYCEKVLLNEMSLGLKQYVILGAGLDTFAFRHPEWKGSLEIFEVDQPATQEFKKSRLAQANLDIPSHLHFVPMDFTETFSYQNLSNEGFENKKTFFNLLGVSYYLTKEENARLIQDLFADMPSGSSIVFDYADENLFIEKGKSNRVENMLKMASKGGEPIKSCFTYWEMEKMLEKSGLLIYEHLSPNEINERFFQHRTDDLTAFETIHYVHAVKK